Proteins encoded by one window of Desulfovibrio sp.:
- a CDS encoding efflux RND transporter periplasmic adaptor subunit, whose amino-acid sequence MSNRLFPTKQVIRAGLTLSIVVFAWILVSALWRAYVLAPWTRDGRVSAQIVRIAPEVSGTVLDVSVADDQYVKQGDVLYRIDPAHFALALAQAEAQLAAADVSLRQKMEDARRRRGMEDIVPAEEIQRANQTMAIAQAELRSAQVAVDRARLDMEHTVLRAPVDGYVTRLRLNRGDYAVTGQPNIALVDASSFRIIGYFEETKLHGIEPGASAQIRLMGFDEVIPGRVVSIGRGIADANQQADAQGLPSVAPSFSWVRLAQRIPVRVEFGQLPQNLVLAAGMTGSIEVTAPGGDRPPQGRLATLLQRWL is encoded by the coding sequence TCGCCTGGATTCTGGTAAGCGCGCTCTGGCGTGCCTATGTCTTGGCCCCCTGGACTCGCGATGGCCGCGTCAGTGCGCAGATCGTCCGCATAGCCCCGGAGGTGTCAGGTACGGTATTGGATGTCTCGGTGGCAGATGACCAGTATGTGAAACAGGGGGATGTGCTTTACCGTATAGACCCTGCCCACTTTGCTCTGGCTTTGGCGCAGGCCGAGGCCCAACTGGCTGCGGCGGACGTGTCGTTGCGCCAGAAAATGGAAGACGCCCGGCGCCGCCGGGGTATGGAAGATATTGTGCCTGCAGAAGAAATCCAGCGTGCGAATCAGACAATGGCCATTGCCCAGGCCGAGTTGCGCAGTGCGCAGGTTGCTGTAGACAGGGCAAGGTTGGATATGGAGCACACCGTGCTTCGGGCCCCTGTGGATGGATATGTAACGCGCCTGCGGCTGAACAGGGGCGATTATGCGGTGACTGGTCAGCCGAATATTGCGCTGGTGGACGCGAGCAGCTTCCGGATCATCGGCTACTTTGAAGAAACCAAACTGCATGGTATTGAGCCCGGCGCCTCTGCGCAAATCCGCCTGATGGGTTTTGATGAGGTGATTCCTGGCAGGGTGGTGAGTATCGGGCGTGGAATAGCCGATGCCAACCAGCAGGCTGATGCGCAGGGTTTGCCAAGCGTTGCGCCAAGTTTCAGCTGGGTTCGCTTGGCGCAGCGCATTCCGGTTCGCGTCGAATTTGGGCAACTCCCGCAAAATCTTGTTTTGGCCGCAGGCATGACAGGCAGCATCGAGGTGACTGCGCCGGGAGGCGACAGGCCACCCCAGGGCCGCCTCGCAACGCTTTTGCAACGTTGGCTGTAG